In a genomic window of Candidatus Bathyarchaeota archaeon:
- the glmM gene encoding phosphoglucosamine mutase, which produces MSARKLFGTNGIRGLVNIELTPEMAAKVGACIGTFFGAGKNLLVGFDARTSGPMFAKAVISGLTATGCNVYLAGMAPTPSLQFAVKNHKFDGGVIITASHNPPQYNGIKVIWSDGIETSHEQETEIENIYFDNKIVYAPWDHMGAKVDLPAVNNEYVQAMKTHVNPAKIATKHYHVVVDGANSVGGLTAPPLLRELGCKVTTLNANIDGTFPGRQPEPRPESLGELAATVKILGADMGVAFDGDADRSIFVDANGAIYWGDKTFAVVIKQYLLKNKGATIVTPVSSSTLIKDTVEAFKGELVWTKVGSVTVSQKMKELGAKLGGEENGGIFYGPHQAVRDGAMTTALLLNIMADTGKSLAELVAEEPQYFLEKGKIECPDEKKEVVLQKISEQVKGENISTLDGVKIWFSDKSAILIRPSGTEPVFRLYAEAKSQEKALKLVADYTSSLEKILQML; this is translated from the coding sequence ATGAGCGCACGAAAGCTTTTTGGAACGAACGGTATTCGAGGACTTGTTAATATAGAATTAACTCCTGAGATGGCAGCAAAAGTTGGGGCATGTATCGGTACATTTTTTGGCGCAGGCAAAAATTTGCTTGTAGGCTTTGATGCCCGAACCAGCGGACCCATGTTTGCAAAAGCAGTCATTTCAGGCTTAACCGCAACAGGATGCAACGTGTACTTAGCAGGTATGGCGCCGACGCCCTCGTTGCAATTCGCCGTTAAAAACCACAAATTCGACGGCGGAGTCATAATCACTGCGTCTCATAACCCACCTCAATATAACGGCATCAAAGTCATTTGGAGCGACGGCATCGAAACCAGCCATGAACAAGAAACCGAGATAGAAAACATCTATTTTGATAACAAAATCGTTTATGCACCATGGGACCATATGGGCGCAAAAGTAGATTTGCCAGCAGTAAACAACGAATACGTCCAAGCCATGAAAACCCATGTTAACCCTGCAAAAATCGCGACAAAACACTACCATGTCGTTGTTGATGGTGCTAACAGCGTTGGTGGACTTACTGCGCCGCCGCTTCTTCGGGAGTTAGGCTGCAAAGTTACAACCCTCAACGCCAACATTGACGGTACTTTCCCAGGCAGACAACCAGAGCCTCGACCCGAAAGTCTTGGCGAGTTGGCTGCTACAGTAAAAATCTTAGGTGCCGACATGGGCGTTGCGTTTGATGGTGATGCTGACCGATCCATCTTTGTTGATGCTAATGGCGCGATTTATTGGGGCGACAAAACGTTTGCAGTCGTCATTAAACAGTATCTACTCAAAAACAAGGGCGCAACAATCGTTACACCCGTAAGTTCCTCTACACTTATCAAAGACACCGTAGAAGCATTCAAAGGCGAATTGGTCTGGACAAAAGTGGGCAGCGTAACAGTATCACAGAAGATGAAGGAACTGGGCGCCAAGTTGGGCGGAGAAGAAAACGGCGGCATCTTTTATGGACCTCACCAAGCAGTCCGTGACGGAGCTATGACAACCGCATTGCTGCTAAACATAATGGCAGACACAGGCAAGTCACTTGCAGAATTAGTCGCTGAGGAGCCTCAGTACTTCCTTGAGAAAGGCAAAATCGAATGCCCAGATGAAAAGAAAGAAGTGGTTCTTCAAAAAATCAGCGAGCAAGTAAAGGGTGAAAACATCAGCACACTTGACGGCGTCAAAATCTGGTTCAGTGACAAAAGCGCGATTTTAATTCGTCCCAGCGGCACCGAGCCAGTGTTCCGGCTATACGCTGAGGCCAAAAGCCAAGAAAAAGCATTAAAGCTAGTGGCAGACTACACTTCATCGCTTGAAAAAATCCTACAAATGTTATAG
- a CDS encoding nucleotide sugar dehydrogenase, with amino-acid sequence MPNVLRLNPQDVDSPQKRANYTVGIIGCGHKGIFYANAFAQAGFQVICTDADPSVTKKVTRGKTTRSEPQAEAELKCHITAGQISVSGDRKKAVTQSDIIIIAVGTKVDEKKQTDGSQILSACKQVGAALKSGVLVIYGGIGGFGFFEGILKETLQNTSGLKVGVDFGLAYNPLFAKENTTVTAGDKTSLEAATTILKTIAKNLTQIQDVKTAEIATLFAITKRDVNRALANELAVFCEQANLDYYKTAKTLGFNEAEFYPAIVEEEGGDESYLLLDVAENLNVKLRLPTLARQINEDMVKHALNLTQDALRRGEKTLRRSRIAVLGLGTQESEGQLVRMLTAKGAKVNVFDPNAKKKPQNVTAAKANLNDALEGADCIILLSRQDQVGNLNLKKIKALMKSPPVIVDLAGKFEPQEVETEGFIYRGLGKETR; translated from the coding sequence ATGCCCAATGTTTTACGCCTAAACCCACAAGATGTGGATTCGCCACAGAAACGCGCCAACTATACAGTGGGCATTATCGGTTGTGGGCACAAAGGCATTTTTTACGCTAACGCATTCGCGCAGGCAGGTTTCCAAGTTATCTGCACCGACGCGGATCCCAGCGTAACCAAAAAAGTCACTCGAGGCAAAACAACCCGCTCAGAACCCCAAGCGGAAGCCGAACTAAAATGCCACATAACCGCTGGTCAGATAAGTGTGAGCGGCGACCGCAAAAAAGCCGTCACCCAAAGCGACATCATCATTATAGCGGTTGGCACAAAAGTCGATGAAAAGAAACAAACCGACGGCTCACAAATCCTTAGTGCCTGCAAACAAGTTGGAGCAGCGCTGAAATCTGGAGTTCTGGTAATTTATGGGGGAATAGGAGGATTTGGCTTCTTTGAGGGAATCTTAAAAGAAACCCTGCAGAACACCTCAGGACTCAAAGTAGGCGTAGATTTCGGTTTAGCCTACAATCCTCTTTTTGCAAAAGAAAATACAACAGTTACCGCAGGCGACAAAACCAGCCTAGAAGCAGCCACCACAATTCTAAAAACCATCGCCAAAAACCTCACCCAAATCCAAGACGTAAAAACCGCGGAGATAGCAACACTTTTCGCAATCACAAAACGGGATGTAAACAGAGCGTTAGCTAACGAACTTGCAGTTTTCTGTGAACAAGCAAATCTCGATTATTATAAAACCGCAAAAACGCTCGGATTTAACGAGGCAGAATTCTACCCCGCGATTGTTGAAGAAGAAGGGGGCGATGAATCGTATTTGCTCTTAGACGTCGCCGAAAACCTAAACGTTAAACTTCGATTGCCAACGTTGGCTAGGCAGATAAACGAGGATATGGTTAAACACGCGCTCAACTTGACTCAGGATGCATTGCGGCGCGGCGAAAAAACGTTGCGTAGATCGCGTATAGCCGTTTTGGGTTTAGGCACCCAAGAATCTGAGGGGCAACTTGTTAGGATGCTCACAGCAAAAGGCGCCAAAGTTAACGTATTTGACCCAAATGCGAAGAAAAAGCCTCAAAACGTCACAGCAGCCAAAGCCAACTTAAATGACGCCTTAGAAGGCGCAGACTGCATAATTCTACTGTCAAGACAGGATCAAGTGGGCAATTTGAACCTCAAAAAGATCAAAGCGCTCATGAAGTCACCGCCAGTCATTGTGGATTTGGCAGGCAAATTTGAGCCCCAAGAGGTAGAAACAGAAGGGTTCATATACCGTGGGCTTGGAAAAGAAACAAGATAA
- a CDS encoding Gfo/Idh/MocA family oxidoreductase: MRKIGVAVIGTGQWGKNHARVYKELPSTELVAICDVNEERAKAMAAQHGVKAYSDSAEMLKDKSIEAVNVCTWSTILAQEALKVLNAGKHVLVEKPMATTPQQAQQLVETAEQNGLHLTVGFLMRFIPGLQQIRQSVEDKKIGELVCATAKRVSQWPERIGDVGVVKDTAIHDIDVMHYISGEQPVSVYAKMGSMRIKKFEDYAQIMLNYKDGKTMFIETNWLTPYKTRQLTVTGSDAIMKLDYITQDLSIEMQTQTVQPRVTFQEPLKAELQHFVDCIVEKKKPIITGQDGVDALKVATAAIESSAKNRAIQLER; encoded by the coding sequence ATGCGCAAAATTGGCGTAGCAGTAATCGGAACGGGGCAATGGGGCAAAAACCATGCCCGCGTCTACAAAGAACTCCCCTCAACCGAACTTGTAGCAATATGTGACGTTAATGAGGAGCGAGCAAAGGCTATGGCAGCTCAGCATGGAGTGAAAGCCTACTCGGACAGCGCCGAGATGCTCAAAGACAAAAGCATTGAAGCAGTAAACGTATGCACCTGGTCCACCATCCTGGCACAGGAAGCTCTAAAAGTGCTCAACGCAGGCAAACACGTCCTCGTAGAAAAACCGATGGCAACAACCCCCCAGCAAGCCCAGCAACTTGTTGAGACCGCAGAACAAAATGGCCTTCACTTAACGGTTGGGTTTTTGATGCGTTTCATCCCCGGGTTGCAACAGATTCGGCAGTCCGTGGAAGACAAAAAAATCGGCGAATTAGTCTGCGCAACTGCCAAGCGCGTCTCACAGTGGCCTGAACGTATTGGCGACGTCGGCGTAGTTAAAGACACCGCCATCCATGACATAGACGTTATGCATTATATTTCAGGTGAGCAGCCTGTTTCGGTTTACGCCAAGATGGGTAGCATGCGTATCAAAAAATTTGAAGACTACGCACAAATCATGCTCAACTATAAAGACGGCAAAACCATGTTTATCGAAACCAACTGGCTAACCCCCTATAAGACTCGCCAATTAACAGTCACAGGCAGCGACGCCATCATGAAACTCGACTACATAACCCAAGACCTATCCATCGAGATGCAGACTCAGACGGTGCAGCCACGCGTGACATTCCAAGAGCCCTTAAAAGCCGAGCTACAGCATTTCGTGGACTGCATTGTGGAGAAAAAGAAACCCATAATCACTGGGCAAGATGGCGTAGACGCACTAAAAGTTGCCACGGCAGCCATAGAGTCTTCTGCCAAAAACAGGGCGATACAATTAGAAAGGTAG
- a CDS encoding Trm112 family protein has translation MKRKLMEILACPIDKHHPLELYVFEEKDEIVEGLIVCPKCQRWYPIRDEIPEMLPDELRKEADDLPFLKKWKEKAPAQTVSEGKPFNLK, from the coding sequence ATGAAACGTAAGCTTATGGAAATTCTTGCCTGCCCAATTGACAAACATCACCCACTCGAACTCTACGTTTTCGAGGAAAAAGACGAAATCGTCGAAGGCTTAATTGTCTGCCCAAAATGTCAACGCTGGTACCCTATCCGCGACGAAATCCCCGAAATGCTCCCCGACGAGCTGCGAAAAGAAGCTGACGATTTGCCTTTCTTAAAGAAATGGAAAGAGAAAGCGCCTGCCCAAACGGTTTCGGAAGGCAAGCCCTTCAACCTAAAATAA
- a CDS encoding class I SAM-dependent methyltransferase family protein, whose amino-acid sequence MRKRLREKLQNSLFPQDLSSVYNSFDIIGDVAIIKTPNPKNAEIVAHQIMNIHKKLRAVYSQTSAVQGSFRVRELKLLAGENKPEVTYKENGCIFKVNLEKCYFSPRLSFERSRIASLVKSGEVVVNMFAGVGCFSVLIAKTVPDAQVYSIDINPTAFHYMQENIQLNHVSGKITALLGDAKDLIQTQLQGVADRVLMPLPELALQYLPFAVSALKKEGGTIHFHSFEHAAAGEDPVELTKQKVAPQLTRLCVTYQFVGARRVRSTGPNWWQTVLDIEVA is encoded by the coding sequence GTGAGAAAACGTCTCCGAGAGAAACTCCAAAACTCGTTGTTCCCTCAAGATCTGAGTAGCGTCTACAATTCCTTTGACATAATCGGAGACGTAGCCATAATAAAGACGCCTAACCCAAAAAACGCTGAAATTGTAGCCCACCAAATAATGAATATTCACAAAAAACTCAGAGCCGTCTATTCTCAAACCAGCGCTGTTCAGGGCAGTTTTCGTGTTCGAGAACTGAAACTTTTAGCGGGCGAAAACAAACCTGAAGTTACCTACAAAGAGAACGGTTGCATCTTTAAGGTGAATTTGGAGAAATGCTATTTCTCGCCACGCCTATCCTTTGAACGTAGTCGCATCGCATCTTTGGTGAAATCTGGCGAAGTTGTGGTTAACATGTTTGCTGGCGTCGGGTGCTTTAGTGTCCTTATCGCAAAAACTGTTCCCGACGCTCAAGTTTACTCCATCGACATAAACCCCACAGCATTCCATTATATGCAAGAAAATATCCAACTAAATCATGTCAGCGGCAAGATTACTGCTTTGCTTGGTGACGCAAAAGATCTCATCCAAACCCAACTGCAGGGTGTAGCTGATCGTGTTTTGATGCCGCTGCCTGAATTAGCACTCCAATACCTGCCCTTCGCGGTTTCTGCGCTAAAAAAAGAAGGCGGCACCATTCATTTCCACTCATTTGAGCATGCTGCGGCGGGCGAGGACCCTGTGGAATTAACTAAACAAAAAGTGGCACCGCAACTTACCCGCTTATGTGTCACCTATCAGTTTGTGGGGGCGCGGCGGGTGAGGAGTACAGGTCCAAATTGGTGGCAAACAGTTTTAGACATAGAGGTAGCTTAG
- a CDS encoding carboxypeptidase regulatory-like domain-containing protein, translating to MNNKLVTVVVLIILAFSAVLVPLANSAELSDGDVYISQITPESSTGTVGSRVNVVGHTFSPNGSYQIIFAKTVVATGKAEGHYVNANFTVPEMAAGSYGLIFRDTAININYSSQFAIQTGYAINAVPSSVQEGSTVQFNITVTGGAMGVSYFANIGVALPGEYSAKYSKIVPLGLANPKGTTNVIVSFPDSSFTPTPDSSALNYPGTYTIYFNQSQSLAQNDFSVNILDSATYHRGDTVSIRAMGYQPNQAATITVTSTSGGTVGTTSVAASSDGTITASWVVPSDVPIGDYTLKITPEGTAKQLPDFQRFTVPGYAVKVQTTNLAGVAASGLLVQAKDVATSSVYSSTNDVDGIANLKLEKGGHSITVIMNDLVVGHANITVNEDSTFIVQCELTDLKVTVRNSHGIAIPFVTVNIELKAGSKTTTATDTTSPQGSCIFNSTLLSATYTIEASMYGKAFNSGNTTVSNLPSQAINEVVILCPDKNVSLTVVGYGHGAIPNARVELVEVTNGLFYSANTDGNGELNSLVTFGTYRVRIYKENVLVNETTLQIFNSVQQQIRCTLYGIKVDVTVVDFFGIPVSNAEVTLNGPQTESLMIRTKSDGVATFDNIIGGNMQIIAQAQGVPESYQAYTLTVNQPTTVQVKLEKYVTLGSLLVPAATLLTIIIVLVAVILFALLELFLKRRNKPKTTPVS from the coding sequence TTGAATAACAAACTTGTTACAGTTGTGGTCTTAATCATTTTGGCGTTCTCAGCTGTACTTGTTCCCTTAGCTAATTCGGCGGAATTATCCGACGGAGACGTATACATAAGCCAGATTACTCCAGAATCCTCAACCGGTACCGTGGGCAGCCGCGTAAACGTTGTGGGACACACATTTAGCCCAAATGGCAGCTACCAGATTATATTTGCAAAAACCGTTGTGGCCACAGGCAAAGCTGAAGGTCACTATGTAAATGCAAACTTTACCGTTCCCGAAATGGCAGCTGGCTCCTACGGCTTAATTTTTCGAGATACCGCTATTAACATTAACTATTCATCCCAATTCGCTATTCAAACTGGTTATGCAATAAACGCGGTGCCTTCTTCGGTGCAGGAAGGAAGCACAGTACAATTCAACATAACCGTAACGGGAGGCGCAATGGGCGTTTCCTACTTCGCTAACATAGGTGTGGCTCTTCCAGGCGAGTATTCAGCGAAATATTCAAAGATTGTTCCTTTAGGACTCGCCAACCCCAAAGGAACAACAAACGTCATAGTCAGCTTCCCTGACAGCAGCTTCACACCCACACCTGACAGCTCAGCCCTAAATTACCCTGGAACCTACACCATCTACTTTAACCAGTCCCAATCCTTAGCCCAAAACGACTTCTCCGTAAACATACTTGATTCCGCCACTTACCACCGCGGCGACACCGTAAGCATAAGAGCCATGGGCTATCAACCAAACCAAGCCGCCACAATAACGGTAACTAGCACCTCAGGCGGAACCGTTGGGACAACCTCAGTAGCGGCTTCTTCCGATGGCACAATAACTGCCTCATGGGTTGTTCCCTCTGATGTTCCCATTGGAGATTACACCCTAAAAATCACTCCCGAAGGAACTGCCAAACAACTCCCAGACTTCCAACGTTTCACTGTCCCGGGATATGCTGTTAAAGTGCAAACCACTAACCTTGCGGGAGTTGCGGCTTCGGGTCTTTTAGTTCAAGCAAAAGATGTCGCAACGAGTTCAGTTTACAGCAGTACAAACGATGTTGACGGTATTGCGAATCTTAAACTCGAAAAAGGCGGTCACTCTATAACTGTAATAATGAATGACCTCGTTGTTGGTCATGCCAACATAACTGTGAATGAAGACTCTACCTTCATTGTTCAATGCGAATTAACAGATCTCAAAGTTACCGTCAGGAACTCTCATGGTATAGCCATTCCCTTTGTCACAGTAAATATTGAACTCAAAGCTGGATCAAAGACAACAACCGCAACTGACACGACAAGCCCTCAAGGTAGCTGCATCTTTAACTCTACTCTGCTATCCGCAACATACACAATTGAAGCATCCATGTATGGTAAAGCCTTCAACAGCGGCAACACCACTGTTAGCAATCTTCCCTCACAGGCAATCAATGAAGTAGTGATCCTTTGCCCCGACAAAAACGTGTCACTTACCGTTGTCGGTTACGGCCACGGTGCGATTCCTAACGCTCGTGTAGAACTTGTTGAAGTTACAAATGGGCTGTTTTATTCGGCTAACACGGATGGCAACGGCGAATTAAACAGCTTAGTAACCTTTGGCACTTATCGTGTCAGAATCTACAAAGAAAACGTCTTAGTCAACGAAACCACCCTGCAGATATTTAACTCCGTCCAACAACAAATACGCTGCACCTTATACGGCATTAAAGTTGATGTTACAGTGGTGGATTTCTTCGGCATCCCTGTATCCAACGCTGAAGTAACCCTAAATGGTCCTCAAACCGAAAGCCTCATGATTCGTACCAAAAGCGATGGAGTCGCGACATTTGATAACATAATTGGTGGCAACATGCAGATAATTGCACAAGCTCAAGGTGTCCCAGAGAGTTATCAAGCTTATACTTTAACAGTTAACCAACCCACCACTGTGCAGGTTAAACTTGAAAAATATGTTACGTTAGGTTCACTTCTAGTTCCCGCGGCTACCCTGTTAACTATCATAATCGTGTTAGTGGCGGTTATACTGTTTGCTCTATTAGAGCTCTTTCTTAAGAGACGAAACAAACCAAAAACTACTCCTGTCTCTTGA
- the twy1 gene encoding 4-demethylwyosine synthase TYW1: MERNTVNTLSAALKKQKYHLVGNHAAVKRCKWLYESIVHNRPCYKQKFYGIQSHRCIQMTPSLYYCTQQCLFCWRAQSGDLEVKWDEMHNPNRDTPEEIVAGCFRAQEKIISGYKGNEKTDWRKFQEALRPNQVAISLTGEPTLYDPLGELIGAFRQRGCSTFLVSNGTLPSKLGKISNEPSQLYVSLCAPNKVVYRRVCRPQFPTAWEKVNESLEMLQSFRCRTVLRMTLVREHNMSAVEEYAKLVEKANPTYIEAKAYMHIGFSGLRLGFDHMPMYDEVKAFAAQLAEKTGYKVIDEAPESRVVLLSRLEKPVKVGSGV, from the coding sequence TTGGAGAGAAATACGGTTAATACGCTTTCCGCGGCGCTAAAAAAACAGAAATATCACTTAGTAGGCAACCACGCCGCCGTAAAACGCTGCAAATGGCTCTACGAATCCATTGTACATAACCGACCCTGCTATAAACAGAAATTCTACGGCATCCAAAGCCACCGCTGCATCCAAATGACGCCGTCGCTGTATTATTGCACGCAGCAGTGCCTGTTCTGTTGGCGAGCGCAGAGCGGGGACTTGGAAGTCAAATGGGACGAGATGCACAATCCCAACCGAGACACACCTGAAGAAATCGTTGCGGGTTGTTTTCGTGCACAAGAAAAGATTATAAGCGGATACAAAGGTAACGAGAAGACGGATTGGCGTAAATTCCAAGAAGCCCTCCGGCCTAATCAAGTTGCCATCAGCCTCACAGGCGAACCCACTCTCTACGACCCGTTAGGCGAGCTAATAGGGGCTTTTCGGCAGAGGGGTTGCAGCACGTTTTTGGTTTCAAATGGCACGCTACCCTCCAAGCTAGGCAAGATAAGCAATGAACCCTCCCAACTCTACGTTTCACTGTGCGCACCCAACAAAGTAGTTTATCGGCGCGTCTGTCGACCACAGTTTCCCACTGCATGGGAAAAAGTCAACGAAAGCCTTGAGATGCTGCAGAGTTTCCGTTGCCGAACTGTTTTGCGGATGACGTTGGTTCGGGAACACAACATGAGCGCAGTTGAGGAATACGCAAAGTTGGTGGAGAAAGCTAACCCCACCTACATTGAAGCCAAAGCATACATGCATATCGGTTTCTCAGGGTTGCGGTTGGGCTTTGACCACATGCCCATGTATGACGAGGTTAAGGCGTTCGCGGCACAGTTAGCGGAGAAAACGGGTTACAAAGTTATTGATGAAGCACCAGAGAGCCGAGTAGTCCTTTTGAGTCGACTGGAGAAACCTGTGAAAGTGGGAAGCGGCGTCTGA
- a CDS encoding endonuclease V yields the protein MPKLSKYFSVQKAHQTQLCLSKKVIRTDCLPQKISTVGGVDVAYVGDLGIGAVVVLDYDSLAVLESAVATCQVNMPYIPTLLSFRELPPVMAAIRKLKQQPDVLLVDAQGWAHPYRCGFATHLGLALSKPTIGAAKSRLIGQEAPCEGRTVLLDKGEVIGEVVTTKAGCKPIYVSIGNKVLLETAVAIVRHCSKNRIPEPTLQAHKLATKERNRLAAESKVNI from the coding sequence ATGCCCAAGTTAAGCAAATATTTTTCGGTGCAAAAAGCCCACCAAACCCAGCTTTGCCTCTCAAAAAAAGTTATCCGAACAGACTGCTTACCCCAAAAAATCAGCACCGTAGGCGGCGTAGACGTTGCTTATGTGGGTGACTTAGGCATCGGCGCTGTGGTTGTTCTTGATTATGATTCACTTGCAGTTTTAGAGTCGGCGGTAGCAACCTGCCAAGTCAACATGCCCTACATTCCCACGTTGCTGTCGTTTCGGGAACTCCCACCCGTAATGGCAGCCATCCGAAAACTAAAGCAACAACCCGATGTTTTACTCGTGGATGCTCAGGGCTGGGCACATCCCTATCGATGCGGGTTTGCGACCCACCTCGGTTTAGCCCTCAGCAAACCCACAATTGGCGCCGCAAAGAGCCGCCTCATCGGTCAAGAAGCGCCTTGCGAAGGCAGAACGGTTTTGCTCGATAAGGGCGAAGTCATCGGAGAAGTCGTCACAACCAAAGCCGGGTGCAAACCCATCTACGTAAGCATCGGCAACAAGGTGTTGCTTGAAACAGCGGTGGCAATTGTTAGGCACTGCTCCAAAAACCGCATCCCCGAACCGACGCTACAAGCACACAAACTTGCCACTAAAGAGCGAAACCGATTGGCTGCGGAAAGCAAAGTAAATATCTAA
- the metG gene encoding methionine--tRNA ligase subunit beta yields MAEPQEVSFADFEKFDFRIGKIIEATTVPESKKLIKMQVDFGEEKRQCIAGLLKYYKPEELVGKKCVFLTNLQRRMIAGLESQCMVLAAEDAAGTVSVLQPEKDILEGSKIG; encoded by the coding sequence ATGGCAGAACCCCAAGAAGTGTCGTTTGCTGACTTTGAAAAATTCGATTTCCGCATCGGAAAAATAATCGAAGCAACCACAGTTCCCGAGTCAAAGAAACTCATCAAAATGCAAGTCGACTTCGGAGAAGAGAAGCGCCAATGCATTGCAGGTCTACTCAAATACTACAAACCCGAAGAGTTAGTGGGCAAAAAATGCGTCTTCCTCACCAACCTGCAACGTCGCATGATTGCTGGGCTTGAGTCGCAGTGTATGGTTTTAGCTGCCGAAGACGCCGCAGGAACTGTTTCGGTTCTGCAACCTGAAAAAGACATCTTGGAAGGCAGCAAAATAGGGTAA
- a CDS encoding replication factor C small subunit codes for MAASEEALMWVEKYRPKTLDDVVDLVDIRESLKAFMRNPKTMPHLMLAGIPGTGKTTIALCIAHELYGANWKNFTLELNASDERGIDTVRDRIKDFSRYSRSGFGDIPFALIILDECDQMTGPAQTALRRIMEIGSRTSRFILICNQSSKIIEPIQSRCAIFRFSRLERQAMKEHLLFIAKKENVTLMPEAADRIVDYSEGDLRHAINALQTASAYREGGVVDEKTVSLVIGEASPMLVQKMIRKALYGDFTEARKTMYDIMGSFGFSGSEIIRQIQREIYKMSDLTAQQKADLSEVIGEYDYRLTQGANSDIQLSALLAQFAKFGKRIEETYAAE; via the coding sequence ATGGCAGCATCTGAAGAAGCACTTATGTGGGTCGAGAAGTACCGCCCCAAAACCCTCGACGACGTCGTCGACCTAGTAGACATCCGAGAAAGCCTAAAAGCATTCATGCGTAACCCCAAAACCATGCCCCACCTCATGCTCGCAGGCATCCCCGGCACAGGCAAAACCACCATCGCACTATGCATAGCCCACGAATTATATGGAGCAAACTGGAAAAACTTCACCCTCGAACTCAACGCCTCCGACGAAAGAGGCATAGACACTGTGCGGGACCGCATAAAAGACTTCAGCCGCTACAGCCGCTCAGGCTTTGGCGACATACCCTTCGCCTTAATCATCCTTGACGAATGCGACCAAATGACTGGCCCCGCCCAAACTGCGCTAAGGCGCATTATGGAAATCGGGTCGCGCACCTCACGCTTCATTCTAATCTGTAACCAGTCCAGCAAAATAATTGAACCCATCCAGAGCCGATGCGCAATATTTCGCTTCTCACGTTTAGAGCGTCAAGCTATGAAGGAGCATCTGCTGTTCATCGCCAAAAAAGAAAATGTCACGCTGATGCCTGAAGCCGCAGACCGCATAGTGGACTACTCTGAAGGCGACCTACGCCACGCCATAAACGCTCTGCAAACAGCGTCAGCATATCGGGAAGGCGGGGTTGTTGACGAAAAAACCGTCTCATTAGTCATCGGGGAAGCTAGCCCCATGCTGGTACAAAAGATGATTCGCAAAGCACTCTATGGTGACTTCACGGAAGCTCGAAAAACCATGTATGACATTATGGGTTCCTTTGGCTTTTCAGGCTCCGAAATCATACGTCAAATCCAGCGGGAAATCTACAAGATGTCAGATTTGACTGCTCAACAGAAAGCCGACCTCTCTGAAGTCATCGGCGAATATGACTATCGCCTCACACAAGGCGCCAACAGTGACATCCAACTCAGCGCGCTTCTGGCGCAGTTTGCCAAGTTTGGGAAACGCATAGAGGAAACATATGCTGCGGAATGA